The nucleotide window GCTATcgctttgggcaagtcatttaacctcttacAGCTCTGGGCTGCTGGCAATAACAGCAGTCTTACCCTGTAACTGCATTCTGTGGATTAAATGTGCTAATGCAAATTAAGTACTTAGCATATAGCCTGTATCATGGTTAAGTGCTTGACACTTGGTAGCTTTTCACAATACAGTACTAGGCAGctgaaaaaagaataagcaaaatcCTTGTGAACTGGTATGGAGTGATTTCCAGTGCCTGATTATGCATCAGATAATAGTAAGCAGCGATGTTAAATTTCCCGAATTTGATAATGGTACCGTGGCTATGCAAAACAACATCCTCTTCCTAGGAGACACACTCTGTGTACGTGTGTGTCAATGTGTGTGCAGAAAGAGCAAAAGCAGACGAAGCAAATGTTAACTATGGGGGAATTTAGGTGAAAGACTCCAAGGGAGGTTCACTAAATTGAACTTTCCTCAAGgatggaaatttttttcaaaaaagaggtaaaaaaaaaaaaagatattcttagTTTTATTGTaacatatttattgtattttctggCAAAAAGATAACATCGAAATGCTTGATCCTTTGGCATATAGTGTGTTAGTCCTCATATTACCTAAGCAGCAAAAATTTGGACAAACACAGAAGCTTGCAACcacatttattagaaaaatattatcatttagaAATTCCTTTCTTTAAAGGCTGAAGACTTGCTCCAGGGCATTGTTCCTTCTGTTTTCATCAAATTCCCCTTCACATGGCAGGAGTCCCGGTTCTCTGGATGCTCACAGGCCAAGGGACGGCCCATTGTCACCACAAATCCAACCAAACACACGGCAAGTCACGAGGCAGCACTGTGAGGCTGGCCTGCTGTTTCCAACCAGAAGGTTCTGGAGATAATACAGATGGGAACGGGACAGCAGGGCTGCTCAGCAGCCACAGCAGCGATCCGGTTTGCCTGCTGGAGTTCGCACCTCACCTTTTCTTCACGAACTTCTTTCTGGAAGCATTGGGATTTAAGCGTCTCCTGCCAGCTCCCAGGGCGCTGTCCCGGACCTGCAGGGTAGCCGAGCGGCTGGAGATGTCGTTCTCTGCGAAGGGAGAGACCCCGGCTATGTAGTCAGGGGCGAACACGTTGGTTTTCTGCCTGGCCTTTCGGGAGAGTCGCAGCTGAGGGAAGCGCTGATCCTCGGTGACATGGGGGTTGATGGCGTATTTGCCGCCTTTGGGAGCAGGAAGTGAGTACTGCAAAGATGAGGAGAGGCCGTTAGAAGAACAGGGATCCACGGTCACAGCAGATGGCAACGACGGACAGTAATTTCCTGCCTGCTACATGCCAAGTGTGTGACACGCTCCTCCTGCTTGATTCTCACCTCAACTCACAGGTGAGAAACCAAACGCAGTATTTTGCCTATACCTTCAGCtaagaacaaaaatgaattaagtaCAGACACAGAACTCTGATAAGCGGGTGCTGCTTTCAAGCGGTATGGGTCAGCAATTCTGAAATGACAACGTATGTTCTAGGGCTGAGCAAATGACTAGTAAGGGAAACAGTGTCGAGGGTGTTACGAATGTGGGAGAGAGTGGGCTAGGATGCACTCTGGTGTCGGGCTGAAACTGAGGGTATAAATTCATGGTTTTTAACACagatacagaaatacaaaatattccaGTGTGTatttacacacatgtatgtatttcCTACCTTTGTCCACTGTGGGCCAAGAAGTAATGACACTCCAGGACAATGAATGAGCATACCTAGTGCCCAGATTTTTGCTTCTAAAAAACATTCTCCATAAAAAAGAACCAGAGCTCCTAAGAGAAATGGCCGATTctagggcaggggcaggagaaggCTAAGAGTCTAGGAACATCTTGCTGTTGCCAGAAAATACGAAAGTGTTCAAATAACCAGGACACGTCAAAAGGACACAAGAGCTGGcttgaaggggctcccactggccaagcACAGAACAATTTGAATCTCCAAATAATGATAGTGAccgctgggcacggtggctcgaacctgtaatcccagcactctgggaggatcgcttaaggtgaGGAGTTccagacctgcctgagcaagagcgagacctcatctctagtaaaaatagaaaaattaaccagatgtggtggtatgtgcctaaagtcccagctacttgggagactgaggcaggaggatcgcttgagcccaggagtttgaggttgctgtgagctaggatgatgccactgtattctgtccagggtgacagagtgagacagtctcaaaaaaaaaaaaaaaaaaaaaattaacattgggAAAGCCAGGTAAAGGGTAAATaggaattctctgtactatttttttcatcaactgaaaattatttcacaatataaaagttaaaaaaacctCTTCTCATGCACTTGTGGCCCACGTGCCGCTTGGGGAATCCAGTGCCACTCACGTGTCCCTCAATCCTTCTCTCTCAATTCCTTGAAACAATCCCCAACTGCTGCGCGCCCAGCCCCGGCCTCTCTTCCGGGCTGAGCGTTCACACTCCTTCCCCTCTGGTTTGTGGGGCTTCCGGGGATCCTGCCCATCCTTCAACTCCTGCACGAATCTCAGCTCCACCACATTCCAAATGATCTCCTACTTCGTGACACCCACACGTGGTTCTCAGCATTTACTGCCGGCAATTAGCGGTTACTTCTCATGGGATCACGAGCTCGGGAAACTCACAAGGAGGCTTGTGGTACACTCTCCCCATCTGCCTTGTACCCAAGTCACCGGCTTTCAATACGCCATCTTGCAGATGCAACTAGGTTTCTGTCCTCTCTGTTCGTATCAATTGTGGCGTTGTCAGGGGAACGGGAGACGCACTACTTACCCGGAGGCCTCGAGGATTCAGCACCTTGGGGTTGCGGGAAAAGTGCATGTGCAGGGTGCCATCGTCGCTAACGGTCACGGACACTTTCTTCAGGGTCTTGTTCCCACAGTGTGAACAGAACACTCGGCCCATGTCAGATGTCGTCCTGGGAGACACAAAGGACATGCTTAGTGCTGGAGCCATAGGTGGCAACCCCTTCCCCAGAACACAGGGTGAGTCACAGGCCTCTGAGAAGGAAACGAGAACAAACCAAGAAAGGCTGAGCCATGCTACACCCGTCACAGAAACGAAGGTCGCCGGCCTCATCCCAAGATGTAACAAACTGCTGCTGCCCTCCTCTGGCAGAGAAGGTAATACCAGGAGCAAATAAGCAAGAGGGAGAGATGAGCAGGATGTTGTTAATTATTAAACAGTAGTGAACTCTTACTGAACATGGCCAGGCACTATTCTGCACCTTTAACATCTCAGCAGTCTGGTGAGATTGGgactgtctccattttacagatagggaaaccgAGGCAAGTTAAGGCAGCtcgctcaaggtcacccagctcaGATGTGCCAGACGTACCCAGGCAGTGGCTGCAGAATCAGTGCCCTTAACATCACCGCACTTTCTCAAGGAGCGCATTATTACAGATCTACCTTGTCCCCAAATGTCAGCCGGCATGTTAAGCCAGGTGGCGGCTCTGTGGGTGGCAAGAACGTACTAATGAATTCTACAGGAAACACAACAAAACCTGCCGCGGCTGAACTGAGTGTGGGTTTTGAGGGCAGACCCTGAGGCCTTGCCTCTCTCCTACCCGCTCAAGCCCCCATGGTGGACCCCGAGCAGCAAAAAGCTGCTACTGTCAAAGGCCAGACAGTGGTCTTGGTTCCTGTCCTTCAGGGGTCCTCCGTCCTCTCCCAACAAGCCAGGAGACGAGCTGTGTGGAACAGCTAGAAAAGCCACATCCTCATCTGCGAGTCTCCTACGCGTGAACTAAGTACCTCTAGGCAGGTGCTAGAACTAGCACAAGAAACCATGCAGTCACTGGGGCTAACCACACAAGAATGGAGAGCATTTCCAGGTGTTTCTGTGAATGCCTGTTAATTTGGGAACTTAGAGCTTCTGTAAGAAAGGACAATGGGGAAAATGAAATAGTATGAAATAAGAAGCTTTACTGTCACCTGAGCCTGAAACAGGAAAAGATTCAGAAGAATGCACAGGCAGCTCTGAGGAGCGGCTAATTAAGTCACCCACAGAGCTGCAGAGGATGGTGGCGTGAGTGACTGGTTATTTTTAAGCCTTCAGGGGAACAAGGGTCCACCCAGGCAACTCCACCCTCAGTGGAACAGCTCTCTCTGGGTACCCAGCGAGCGACACCCTGATGCTTCACGAATGTTCCACACAGGCCTCCCCACTAAGGGCTCCACCAGACGATCTACAGGATATGGCCACCAAATGCAGACCGAGTCTGCGGGATGGCTGGAAGCCACCCCAGTACAAGTCCCCAGGGCCACACTTCACCAGCGAGGCTGTAGTACCGTCTCTTCCACTCCAACCAGAGGGTCTCCAGGATCCCAGCGGCCTCCCCACAGAACACCAGTGCCCACCACAAGAAGGACGAATTTAAGAGTcaggaaagaaatggagagaagacAGCAGTGAACACGTAACAGTTCACCCAAAAGGAACTCCCTGCTTCCTACGTGCCAGATCCTGCACTAAGTCCTCAGGATTTATCTTCCTACTTCCTCACAACCACCTTCTCCATTTTATTGAAGAAGAAtgtgaagcacagagaagttaaccaacatttataaaatgacacAGGCAGAAGATAGAatctggatttgaacccatgtaCTCTGCATccagaatttacttttttttttttttttgtaaataggaAATTTCCAGCGTAACGCAGACAGCAGAACACTATGAATAGCCATGTCTTCAACTGATAGCTTCAACAACTATCAATTCacggccaatcttgtttcatctctaCGCCCACCCACTCCTTCCCCTGTAAAATCCCAGACATCATTCCGTGCATAAAGATTTCGGTAAGTATCTTTAAAGAATGAGGGTTCTTTGCTCCCAGTGCTGCTGAGATAAGGTGCGAGGTCACAGGCAACCTTGTCCTGGGGGCCTCAGCACCCAGGCAGAGGCATAACCAGGGCTGCACAGCAataaggaagtagaaaaaaacatatataacattAACGCAGGGCTCTCTTTCAAGAAACCTGTagaaggctgggtgcggtggctcatgtccGTAATCCTcacactcagggaggccgaggcgggaggatcgcttaagttcaggagttcaagaccagcctgagcaagagggaccctacctccacaaaaaaattgaaaagttagccgggcgtggtggcacatgcctgtagtcccagctactcgggaggctgaggcaggaagagcatgtaagcccaggagtttgaggttgcagtgagctgtgatgatgccactgcactctagccagggcgacagagtgaaactctgtctcaaaaaaaaaaagcaacaagaaaagtCTGTGGAAGGGACAGGAAGAGAGTGTTCCAGAGGGCCACCGGGTGCGGAGTATCAGCCGTGTACCTGAAGCAGCCGTGGCAGCGCAAGATGTAGCTCCGGGCCTCGCGGATCAGCATGCCATTCACCGCCAGCACGTGCAGCCCCATCTGCAGCAGAACGTTCTACAACCAGCAAGTTAAAGAACTGAACTAAGTCTTCTTTTAACGTTAATTTCTGTAACCACACTTAAGGGAACATCACAAACCTTGGCTTTTGCTAAGGAAAGTCACCTTGGGATCCTCTCAAGATACTTCAGTGAGGACAAGGACCCAGGTTTCTTTCTCATCCCCCGTCCTGGGGCCTGTGCCCATCATTTCACAAGACCCGTCATTCGCAATCTCTCTCGACAGAAACGTTTGTTTTCTCAGGGGTTCAGGGGTGAATATATTCATTTCTGGGCTGGAAACCCTCTCTAACTTCTCCAAGTACCTAACTGAGCACAGAACGTTATATACATTGACAGAAAAGTAACAACAGATTATGAATGATAAACATTAAACACTTAACATCGACAAAAATCTTGTTACCATATCATATGACTGTCTAGCCTCCAAGCAAAACTGAAAATTGCCAAAGAGAATAGCTTCTACGGCCAGGAAAGCATCACACAACAGCAGCTCTGCACACATCCCAACCTCTGGAGGTTGGGATGTGTGCAGAGCTGCTGTTGTGTGATGCCCATGACcggcccctgcctgccccgcccACCTGCATGGCGAAGTCTGTAGTCACGCAGCCGACCCGCACGTCCTTGGGGACATCGCACTGCTCTAGCTCCTGCTGGATCTGCTTGATGTTGCTGGGGGTTATCCACCCGCCCCCATCGTCATCGCTGTCTTCGCCTTTTCTCTCAAgcccattttcttcctcttcctcctcctcctcacttggAACGTCCTCACCTCTGTCAATCTGAAACACCAAGAGAATTCACAAACTCCGGGCCCACAGGAGCGGCGGGAGGAGCTACGGTGTTGCCATCAGATCAGAGGTCAGTCCCTCACCAGCAGCTCCTGCAGTTCCCGATCGATATTAGGCAGCGGGTTTCTCCAGAACGTGAAGGAATTGAATTCTAGGTCCTCAGGCTCACTGGCTGGGTGTTCTTTTTCTATCGTGCCTTTTGGAGGTTTAGGctgagattaaaagaaataataaaaacctgAAACTGAGAGggttataaatgaaatcacatggGACACAGAAGTCAGATGAGACAGGGCAGGACAAACTATGATATTTGCCCCGGTAAATTTGGTTCACTGTAAACATATAACTTGGAGAGACGTGACACGTAGCAGCAAAGGGCATGAAGAGCCCGGCTTGTCTAAAAAATTACCTTGGAGGGCAGATGGAAACCAGAAATGTGCAGAGGAGTTTCTGGGTGCTGAATCGATGAGGTCActttaacctaaaaaaaaaaaaaaaaaaaaaaaaaaagtgacagctCTGAGCAAGGAAACAGTTTGAATATTCAGCATGAAAGGgtaatttaagaaacaaaaaaccactttCCCCTGATCACTGAAATCAAAGATATGCAATGTTCAGAAaaattgggggggaaaaaaaatatatatatatatatataaattcaatcATCCCAAAGCTACTAAATAACCACTTCAGATATTTGTTTTTTGCCACTATACATATAGCTGTCATGAACATTACTATCTCTAAAACCTGGAAGTATTTTTGGTTATATCATTAggataaatacctaagagtggaactgctgggtctaAGGATATGCCGTTTTAAAGCTTTTGATACAAACTAACTCTTGCCAAAAGGGCTGCAGGAAAAGGCAGTTTGTAGAAATCATGGACCGATGGGTgccaaatggaaaaccaacttcCAGGTACCATAGGTTCAGACGGTCAGAGTCAAAGCTTATATAAAATTACTCTGTTTATTATTCTGACAACACGCAAAAGTCTGCATTTTAGAATTCTATACTTTTTGGATTAGAGGACTCTAAACCTGGTTGAAAAAAAGTGAAGGCAGTTCCGAGTGGTACAAGAATGTAAGCCCACCAGTTTTGATGACAAAACTATAGGCAAAGGAGATCAAGTAAGTCTTTGTTTACACTATTTGAAATGAATTATTATTAGGTTAATAATTTGGCTTCCAAAATCCTCTGGCCTAGAAACAGCTAATGGGACCCAGGCACAGATCCATCAGTCTCTTCAGTCTAGCCAAGGTGGTTAAGTCCCTAAAAGCACAATACGAACCCAGAGCTTTGAAGGTAGCAAGGGTTGAAAAAAATTGCAAGCACCTagtgttccttctttttttactttcagaagttactctattacaaaaaaaaagaatacacaggccgggtgtggtggctcacgcctgtaatcccagcactttatgagtctgaagcaggagaatcgcttgaagccaggagtggTGTGAGGTTGCAgagaactatgatgatgccactgcactccagccaggcaacagagtgagactctgtctctaaatcaataaataaatatagatttttactttttttgaatttttcaaatttgaacAACCCTTCCCAAGAATCCACAGAGACACATCTGCTAATTGTAATGGATGAACCTTATTTGCATTCTGACCCAAACAAActcttaataaaatttataaaataattgggaATTGTGAACACTGattggatatttgatgatattagaGATTACTAATTTTGTGTAGGTGTAATAATGGCTTTGAGGTTATTTTTTAGAGTCCTTAGGGGGTAGTGGGTCAGTATAGACGAAAACAGACCAGCTGGGAGATGATAATTGTGGAGGTGGAATGATGGGGATTACTGGGCTCATCACACCATTCCCTCTACTTTTGTAGAGCAGATAGTTTCcctaaggtttaaaaaaatccaacCCTCTTAATTTACCTTTTCTGGTTCTTGTTTTAGGTGAGACACCCCAACAAACTCTGCTTCCAACTGGTAGGTGAGTGCCAGCACTTGGATATCTGTGGCAGAGAGACTGGGATAGTCTCCAGTTTTCTTTGAAAACTCAGTCACTGTAAACAAAAGATTTCTAGTGTCAGTTAGAGGCAAAAATCCATATGACCTTGGATAAACCCAAAAAAAGTTATCAAAGAATTTAGAAAGGATCAGGATCCCGTGAAAAACCGTAACACTTTCATccattttctgatcttttttctACTCAGAGTTGAGAAATTCGTGTTCTCCACCACAGTGATTCATGCCAGTGAGAATAGAGGAAGCAGAACATCATTAAAAGTTAGCACGATGATGAGAATCCCTTATTTAAGTTTTGGTATTATGCTACAATAGAAGCTCTAGTTTCTTCCAGctctcaaatttttttattttaagcgTAACAATGTACATTAACAGGATGGATGATCAGATTCCAAAATGGAATAGAGAGTTAACTTAATTCAACAGGTTGAGTATTTCAtgtccaaaatgcttgggaccagaaatagTTCAGATTTCAggtatttttagattttagagtactatttgcatatgtataatgagatatcttggggatgggacccaggtctagacacaaaattcatttatgcttCATATACagacatagcctgaaggtaattttatatcctttaaaaaaagagaccaggtcttgctatgttgctcaggctggccttgaactcctgggctcaggcgatcatcctgcctcagcctcccaagtaggttggactacaggcacatgccactgtgcctggctgaggaATTGttctgaaagtaattttatacaataattttcatgcacaaaattgAGGTGTGGaaacttgtggcatcatgtctgTACTTAAGTTTtgcattttggagcatttcagatttagAATTTGTGGATCAGGGATGCTGGGCCTGTAATTGTAgtctatgaagaaataaaaatattgagatgTTTGTAACAAATAAtgaacaattgaaaaaaaaaagtcagccttgtgcggtggctcatgcctataatcctagcactttgggaggctgaggcaggactgcttgaggccaggagttcaagaccagcctgttcaacatagtgataccctgtccctacaaaaaataaaaaaattagcctgttgtggtggtgcatacctgtagtcccagctacttgggaggctgaggtgggaggatcgcttgagcccaggcatttgggGTTGCAGAGAGGTACAAcaacaacactgcactctagcctgggcaacagagcaagaccctgtctcaaaacaaacaaaaagaccaacaaaaaaaaccccactatgTTTAACGTATAGTAAATGCCAGTTGTCACTATTGTTATCCTCCTGAGACATTAACAGAAAGATGTTTTCTGCTACACTGGTGCAAGGAACAGTAAGGACACTGCTGACATTTCCTAAAAAACAGACATGAGTTGGCAGTAGCCACAATGTATTGTGCACTTGCTGTGTATGAGGCACTGTGTTAAAAGCTTTacacattaattcatttcatcctcTGCCAAATCCTATGAAGGAAATACTATTAGTATCTCCTTAGAAAGAGTTAGTAACTTGtcaaagatcacacagccagtaagttgCTGGAGA belongs to Eulemur rufifrons isolate Redbay chromosome 23, OSU_ERuf_1, whole genome shotgun sequence and includes:
- the NOB1 gene encoding RNA-binding protein NOB1, coding for MAPVEHVVADAGAFLRDAALQDIGKNIYTIREVVSEIRDKATRRRLAVLPYELRFKEPFPEYVRLVTEFSKKTGDYPSLSATDIQVLALTYQLEAEFVGVSHLKQEPEKVKVTSSIQHPETPLHISGFHLPSKPKPPKGTIEKEHPASEPEDLEFNSFTFWRNPLPNIDRELQELLIDRGEDVPSEEEEEEEENGLERKGEDSDDDGGGWITPSNIKQIQQELEQCDVPKDVRVGCVTTDFAMQNVLLQMGLHVLAVNGMLIREARSYILRCHGCFRTTSDMGRVFCSHCGNKTLKKVSVTVSDDGTLHMHFSRNPKVLNPRGLRYSLPAPKGGKYAINPHVTEDQRFPQLRLSRKARQKTNVFAPDYIAGVSPFAENDISSRSATLQVRDSALGAGRRRLNPNASRKKFVKKR